In the Malus domestica chromosome 16, GDT2T_hap1 genome, one interval contains:
- the LOC103402976 gene encoding uncharacterized protein isoform X1, which translates to MRWASYSRRITGPLPTTHYLRLVSVASWPSKKPISLTLCSASGPVASLFSESCTIHRPLVTVMNCLSQFSSCTTAIFRTKSCFVAAASSYLCTPLPWRTKFNRPIGIKSINLESTRLHVQLYSSRSSSSKTTALRSRRKSEPEPATEPEKDAFYVVRKGDIVGVYKSFSDCQAQLGSSIFDPPVSVYKGYSLTEETEDYLVSFGLKNAIYTIRAEDLKDDLFGKLLHCPFQDPTSSKDETSALDASEKRPREVPGSENVEVIGSTSILEDQFRKHVEIEHFTESPPLDTESCILEFDGASKGNPGLAGAGAVLRADDGSLICKIHEGLGVRTNNVAEYRALILGLKYALKKGFTKIRIKGDSKLVCMQVQGLWKVRNQNMSDLCEEVKELKDKFISFQISHVLREQNSEADAQANLAVRLSISVCYADGQVQEEEFGKWFKARSTAG; encoded by the exons ATGAGATGGGCGAGCTATTCAAGACGAATAACTGGGCCGTTGCCGACAACCCACTATTTGCGATTAGTGTCCGTAGCGAGTTGGCCCAGTAAAAAACCCATATCCTTGACTCTCTGCTCTGCCTCCGGCCCTGTGGCCTCTCTGTTTTCAGAATCCTGCACAATCCATCGTCCTCTGGTAACTGTGATGAACTGCTTGTCGCAATTTTCGTCCTGCACAACCGCCATTTTCCGAACCAAGTCTTGCTTCGTCGCGGCGGCGAGTTCTTATCTGTGCACACCTCTTCCCTGGAGAACAAAATTCAACCGTCCGATTGGGATTAAGTCTATCAACTTAGAATCAACGAGACTCCATGTCCAGCTCTACTCCTCtcgaagcagcagcagcaagacGACGGCGCTTCGTTCGCGAAGAAAGTCCGAACCCGAACCGGCTACTGAACCGGAAAAGGACGCCTTTTATGTAGTTCGTAAAGGGGATATCGTCGGTGTTTACAAGAGCTTCAGCGATTGCCAGGCCCAGCTTGGTTCTTcg ATATTTGATCCTCCCGTTAGTGTGTACAAAGGGTACTCTTTGACTGAGGAAACTGAAGATTATCTCGTTTCGTTTGGACTTAAGAACGCAATTTACACCATCAGAGCTGAGGATTTGAAGGATGATCTTTTCGGCAAGCTTCTGCATTGCCCTTTTCAA GATCCAACATCTTCAAAAGATGAAACATCTGCGCTGGATGCATCCGAAAAGAGACCCCGTGAAGTGCCTGGGTCGGAAAATGTG GAAGTAATTGGTTCAACTTCCATATTAGAAGACCAATTCAGAAAGCATGTCGAAATAGAACATTTCACTGAATCGCCACCCTTGGACACT GAGTCCTGTATTCTTGAGTTTGATGGTGCATCAAAAGGAAATCCTGGACTAGCGGGTGCTGGAGCTGTGTTGCGTGCTGATGATGGAAGTTTG ATTTGTAAAATTCATGAAGGTCTTGGTGTTAGAACCAATAATGTTGCTGAGTACCGAGCTCTGATTCTAGGGCTAAAATATGCTCTTAAGAAAGGTTTTACTAAGATTCGTATCAAGGGTGACTCCAAACTCGTTTGTATGCAG GTTCAGGGATTATGGAAGGTCCGAAACCAAAACATGTCTGATTTGTGTGAAGAGGTGAAGGAACTGAAGGATAAATTTATCTCGTTCCAGATCAGTCATGTTCTCAGG GAACAAAATTCGGAGGCAGATGCTCAAGCAAACTTGGCAGTCCGTCTTAGCA TATCTGTTTGCTATGCAGACGGTCAAGTCCAAGAGGAGGAGTTTGGGAAGTGGTTTAAAGCACGGTCTACTGCTGG GTGA
- the LOC103402976 gene encoding uncharacterized protein isoform X4, with protein sequence MRWASYSRRITGPLPTTHYLRLVSVASWPSKKPISLTLCSASGPVASLFSESCTIHRPLVTVMNCLSQFSSCTTAIFRTKSCFVAAASSYLCTPLPWRTKFNRPIGIKSINLESTRLHVQLYSSRSSSSKTTALRSRRKSEPEPATEPEKDAFYVVRKGDIVGVYKSFSDCQAQLGSSIFDPPVSVYKGYSLTEETEDYLVSFGLKNAIYTIRAEDLKDDLFGKLLHCPFQEVIGSTSILEDQFRKHVEIEHFTESPPLDTESCILEFDGASKGNPGLAGAGAVLRADDGSLICKIHEGLGVRTNNVAEYRALILGLKYALKKGFTKIRIKGDSKLVCMQVQGLWKVRNQNMSDLCEEVKELKDKFISFQISHVLREQNSEADAQANLAVRLSNGQVQEEEFGKWFKARSTAG encoded by the exons ATGAGATGGGCGAGCTATTCAAGACGAATAACTGGGCCGTTGCCGACAACCCACTATTTGCGATTAGTGTCCGTAGCGAGTTGGCCCAGTAAAAAACCCATATCCTTGACTCTCTGCTCTGCCTCCGGCCCTGTGGCCTCTCTGTTTTCAGAATCCTGCACAATCCATCGTCCTCTGGTAACTGTGATGAACTGCTTGTCGCAATTTTCGTCCTGCACAACCGCCATTTTCCGAACCAAGTCTTGCTTCGTCGCGGCGGCGAGTTCTTATCTGTGCACACCTCTTCCCTGGAGAACAAAATTCAACCGTCCGATTGGGATTAAGTCTATCAACTTAGAATCAACGAGACTCCATGTCCAGCTCTACTCCTCtcgaagcagcagcagcaagacGACGGCGCTTCGTTCGCGAAGAAAGTCCGAACCCGAACCGGCTACTGAACCGGAAAAGGACGCCTTTTATGTAGTTCGTAAAGGGGATATCGTCGGTGTTTACAAGAGCTTCAGCGATTGCCAGGCCCAGCTTGGTTCTTcg ATATTTGATCCTCCCGTTAGTGTGTACAAAGGGTACTCTTTGACTGAGGAAACTGAAGATTATCTCGTTTCGTTTGGACTTAAGAACGCAATTTACACCATCAGAGCTGAGGATTTGAAGGATGATCTTTTCGGCAAGCTTCTGCATTGCCCTTTTCAA GAAGTAATTGGTTCAACTTCCATATTAGAAGACCAATTCAGAAAGCATGTCGAAATAGAACATTTCACTGAATCGCCACCCTTGGACACT GAGTCCTGTATTCTTGAGTTTGATGGTGCATCAAAAGGAAATCCTGGACTAGCGGGTGCTGGAGCTGTGTTGCGTGCTGATGATGGAAGTTTG ATTTGTAAAATTCATGAAGGTCTTGGTGTTAGAACCAATAATGTTGCTGAGTACCGAGCTCTGATTCTAGGGCTAAAATATGCTCTTAAGAAAGGTTTTACTAAGATTCGTATCAAGGGTGACTCCAAACTCGTTTGTATGCAG GTTCAGGGATTATGGAAGGTCCGAAACCAAAACATGTCTGATTTGTGTGAAGAGGTGAAGGAACTGAAGGATAAATTTATCTCGTTCCAGATCAGTCATGTTCTCAGG GAACAAAATTCGGAGGCAGATGCTCAAGCAAACTTGGCAGTCCGTCTTAGCA ACGGTCAAGTCCAAGAGGAGGAGTTTGGGAAGTGGTTTAAAGCACGGTCTACTGCTGG GTGA
- the LOC139192923 gene encoding uncharacterized protein, whose translation MTAARLIRLLPKLTKTRASLSSPSPSFKCLFSSKTPFPQDVVSSTAADLADMGEEEDDDVPIYCNPTASAVAKIMLPTILQPGVVVYDGVCHLCHGGVKWVIKADKYRKIKFCCVQSEAAEPYLRLCGLDREDVLRRFLFVEGPGLYHQGSTAALRILSYLPLPYSALSAFMVIPTPLREMIYDYVAKRRHDIGGKSEDCLVLQEKELLERFIDREELMDRAPPDL comes from the exons ATGACGGCGGCAAGGCTGATCAGATTGCTGCCGAAACTTACAAAAACAAGAGCTTCACTTTCTTCTCCATCTCCTTCGTTTAAATGTCTATTTTCTTCCAAAACACCGTTTCCGCAGGACGTCGTTTCGAGCACTGCTGCCGACCTCGCTGACATGggcgaagaagaagatgacgaCGTGCCCATCTACTGTAACCCGACTGCTTCCGCGGTGGCGAAGATCATGCTACCCACTATCCTTCAGCCAGGCGTCGTGGTGTACGATGGGGTCTGCCATCTCTGCCATGGAG GGGTGAAGTGGGTGATCAAAGCAGACAAGTACAGGAAGATCAAATTCTGCTGCGTCCAATCGGAGGCTGCCGAGCCTTACCTGAGATTGTGTGGTCTTGATCGAGAGGACGTTCTTCGTCGATTTTTGTTCGTCGAAGGCCCGGGGCTTTACCACCAAGGCTCTACTG CTGCACTGAGAATATTGTCCTACTTGCCTCTCCCTTACTCTGCTTTGAGTGCTTTCATGGTGATCCCGACTCCTCTGAGAGAGATGATCTATGATTACGTTGCCAAGCGGCGCCACGACATCGGTGGCAAGTCCGAAGATTGCTTGGTTTTGCAAGAGAAAGAGTTGCTGGAGCGTTTCATTGATAGGGAAGAGCTTATGGATCGAGCTCCCCCAGATTTGTAA
- the LOC103402976 gene encoding uncharacterized protein isoform X2: MRWASYSRRITGPLPTTHYLRLVSVASWPSKKPISLTLCSASGPVASLFSESCTIHRPLVTVMNCLSQFSSCTTAIFRTKSCFVAAASSYLCTPLPWRTKFNRPIGIKSINLESTRLHVQLYSSRSSSSKTTALRSRRKSEPEPATEPEKDAFYVVRKGDIVGVYKSFSDCQAQLGSSIFDPPVSVYKGYSLTEETEDYLVSFGLKNAIYTIRAEDLKDDLFGKLLHCPFQDPTSSKDETSALDASEKRPREVPGSENVEVIGSTSILEDQFRKHVEIEHFTESPPLDTESCILEFDGASKGNPGLAGAGAVLRADDGSLICKIHEGLGVRTNNVAEYRALILGLKYALKKGFTKIRIKGDSKLVCMQVQGLWKVRNQNMSDLCEEVKELKDKFISFQISHVLREQNSEADAQANLAVRLSNGQVQEEEFGKWFKARSTAG; this comes from the exons ATGAGATGGGCGAGCTATTCAAGACGAATAACTGGGCCGTTGCCGACAACCCACTATTTGCGATTAGTGTCCGTAGCGAGTTGGCCCAGTAAAAAACCCATATCCTTGACTCTCTGCTCTGCCTCCGGCCCTGTGGCCTCTCTGTTTTCAGAATCCTGCACAATCCATCGTCCTCTGGTAACTGTGATGAACTGCTTGTCGCAATTTTCGTCCTGCACAACCGCCATTTTCCGAACCAAGTCTTGCTTCGTCGCGGCGGCGAGTTCTTATCTGTGCACACCTCTTCCCTGGAGAACAAAATTCAACCGTCCGATTGGGATTAAGTCTATCAACTTAGAATCAACGAGACTCCATGTCCAGCTCTACTCCTCtcgaagcagcagcagcaagacGACGGCGCTTCGTTCGCGAAGAAAGTCCGAACCCGAACCGGCTACTGAACCGGAAAAGGACGCCTTTTATGTAGTTCGTAAAGGGGATATCGTCGGTGTTTACAAGAGCTTCAGCGATTGCCAGGCCCAGCTTGGTTCTTcg ATATTTGATCCTCCCGTTAGTGTGTACAAAGGGTACTCTTTGACTGAGGAAACTGAAGATTATCTCGTTTCGTTTGGACTTAAGAACGCAATTTACACCATCAGAGCTGAGGATTTGAAGGATGATCTTTTCGGCAAGCTTCTGCATTGCCCTTTTCAA GATCCAACATCTTCAAAAGATGAAACATCTGCGCTGGATGCATCCGAAAAGAGACCCCGTGAAGTGCCTGGGTCGGAAAATGTG GAAGTAATTGGTTCAACTTCCATATTAGAAGACCAATTCAGAAAGCATGTCGAAATAGAACATTTCACTGAATCGCCACCCTTGGACACT GAGTCCTGTATTCTTGAGTTTGATGGTGCATCAAAAGGAAATCCTGGACTAGCGGGTGCTGGAGCTGTGTTGCGTGCTGATGATGGAAGTTTG ATTTGTAAAATTCATGAAGGTCTTGGTGTTAGAACCAATAATGTTGCTGAGTACCGAGCTCTGATTCTAGGGCTAAAATATGCTCTTAAGAAAGGTTTTACTAAGATTCGTATCAAGGGTGACTCCAAACTCGTTTGTATGCAG GTTCAGGGATTATGGAAGGTCCGAAACCAAAACATGTCTGATTTGTGTGAAGAGGTGAAGGAACTGAAGGATAAATTTATCTCGTTCCAGATCAGTCATGTTCTCAGG GAACAAAATTCGGAGGCAGATGCTCAAGCAAACTTGGCAGTCCGTCTTAGCA ACGGTCAAGTCCAAGAGGAGGAGTTTGGGAAGTGGTTTAAAGCACGGTCTACTGCTGG GTGA
- the LOC103402976 gene encoding uncharacterized protein isoform X3, translated as MRWASYSRRITGPLPTTHYLRLVSVASWPSKKPISLTLCSASGPVASLFSESCTIHRPLVTVMNCLSQFSSCTTAIFRTKSCFVAAASSYLCTPLPWRTKFNRPIGIKSINLESTRLHVQLYSSRSSSSKTTALRSRRKSEPEPATEPEKDAFYVVRKGDIVGVYKSFSDCQAQLGSSIFDPPVSVYKGYSLTEETEDYLVSFGLKNAIYTIRAEDLKDDLFGKLLHCPFQEVIGSTSILEDQFRKHVEIEHFTESPPLDTESCILEFDGASKGNPGLAGAGAVLRADDGSLICKIHEGLGVRTNNVAEYRALILGLKYALKKGFTKIRIKGDSKLVCMQVQGLWKVRNQNMSDLCEEVKELKDKFISFQISHVLREQNSEADAQANLAVRLSISVCYADGQVQEEEFGKWFKARSTAG; from the exons ATGAGATGGGCGAGCTATTCAAGACGAATAACTGGGCCGTTGCCGACAACCCACTATTTGCGATTAGTGTCCGTAGCGAGTTGGCCCAGTAAAAAACCCATATCCTTGACTCTCTGCTCTGCCTCCGGCCCTGTGGCCTCTCTGTTTTCAGAATCCTGCACAATCCATCGTCCTCTGGTAACTGTGATGAACTGCTTGTCGCAATTTTCGTCCTGCACAACCGCCATTTTCCGAACCAAGTCTTGCTTCGTCGCGGCGGCGAGTTCTTATCTGTGCACACCTCTTCCCTGGAGAACAAAATTCAACCGTCCGATTGGGATTAAGTCTATCAACTTAGAATCAACGAGACTCCATGTCCAGCTCTACTCCTCtcgaagcagcagcagcaagacGACGGCGCTTCGTTCGCGAAGAAAGTCCGAACCCGAACCGGCTACTGAACCGGAAAAGGACGCCTTTTATGTAGTTCGTAAAGGGGATATCGTCGGTGTTTACAAGAGCTTCAGCGATTGCCAGGCCCAGCTTGGTTCTTcg ATATTTGATCCTCCCGTTAGTGTGTACAAAGGGTACTCTTTGACTGAGGAAACTGAAGATTATCTCGTTTCGTTTGGACTTAAGAACGCAATTTACACCATCAGAGCTGAGGATTTGAAGGATGATCTTTTCGGCAAGCTTCTGCATTGCCCTTTTCAA GAAGTAATTGGTTCAACTTCCATATTAGAAGACCAATTCAGAAAGCATGTCGAAATAGAACATTTCACTGAATCGCCACCCTTGGACACT GAGTCCTGTATTCTTGAGTTTGATGGTGCATCAAAAGGAAATCCTGGACTAGCGGGTGCTGGAGCTGTGTTGCGTGCTGATGATGGAAGTTTG ATTTGTAAAATTCATGAAGGTCTTGGTGTTAGAACCAATAATGTTGCTGAGTACCGAGCTCTGATTCTAGGGCTAAAATATGCTCTTAAGAAAGGTTTTACTAAGATTCGTATCAAGGGTGACTCCAAACTCGTTTGTATGCAG GTTCAGGGATTATGGAAGGTCCGAAACCAAAACATGTCTGATTTGTGTGAAGAGGTGAAGGAACTGAAGGATAAATTTATCTCGTTCCAGATCAGTCATGTTCTCAGG GAACAAAATTCGGAGGCAGATGCTCAAGCAAACTTGGCAGTCCGTCTTAGCA TATCTGTTTGCTATGCAGACGGTCAAGTCCAAGAGGAGGAGTTTGGGAAGTGGTTTAAAGCACGGTCTACTGCTGG GTGA